From Candidatus Amoebophilus asiaticus 5a2, the proteins below share one genomic window:
- the ndk gene encoding nucleoside-diphosphate kinase → MNNNFTFSMIKPEIVEAKQVGEIITQIEQNGFTIRALELVQLEIEDAEEFYAVHQDRPFYKDLCTYMSSGPVVAMVLEKDNAVAEFRKFIGATNPAEANEGTIRKQFGKSIEENAIHGSDADETALEEIEFFFPGMLE, encoded by the coding sequence ATGAATAACAATTTTACATTCTCCATGATTAAGCCAGAAATAGTAGAGGCAAAACAGGTAGGAGAAATTATTACGCAAATAGAACAAAATGGATTTACCATTAGAGCATTGGAGCTTGTACAGCTTGAGATAGAAGATGCTGAAGAATTTTATGCTGTTCATCAAGATCGTCCTTTTTATAAAGACCTTTGCACATATATGTCTTCTGGGCCTGTAGTAGCCATGGTATTGGAAAAAGACAATGCTGTAGCTGAATTTAGAAAGTTTATTGGTGCTACCAATCCTGCTGAAGCTAATGAAGGAACCATTAGAAAGCAATTTGGGAAATCAATAGAAGAAAATGCTATTCATGGCTCTGATGCAGATGAAACTGCTCTAGAAGAAATTGAATTCTTCTTTCCTGGAATGCTAGAATAA
- the pheS gene encoding phenylalanine--tRNA ligase subunit alpha → MLQQLDLIQHEIEQYHPTTLQELEEFRIKFLSKKGTITQLFTEFGQLSPADKQALGSKLNALKQIAQEKYKIYASQLQSTPKQNTDVNEDYTLPPPADKLGSRHPISILKDRILEIFEKIGFSIVEGPEIEDDWHNFGALNFSPNHPARDMLDTFFISQCPDILLRTHTSSVQIRVAESQAPPIRAISIGRVYRNETISARSHCMFHQVDAFYVNKNVSFVELKQVLLYFLRSLFGEDIKMRIRPSYFPFTEPSVEIDINCRICNGNGCNICKHSGWLEIMGAGMIDPNVLKNCHIDPTTYTGYAFGMGLERIAMLMYQINDLRLFTENDVRFLKQFKAYA, encoded by the coding sequence ATGTTACAACAACTTGATTTAATTCAACACGAAATAGAGCAGTATCATCCGACTACACTTCAGGAATTAGAAGAATTTCGCATAAAATTTCTAAGTAAGAAGGGAACTATTACTCAGCTTTTTACTGAGTTCGGCCAATTATCTCCTGCTGATAAACAAGCTTTAGGTAGTAAGCTAAATGCATTAAAACAAATTGCACAAGAAAAATACAAAATATATGCATCACAGCTTCAATCAACACCTAAGCAAAATACAGATGTAAATGAGGACTATACCTTACCTCCACCCGCTGATAAACTTGGATCTAGGCATCCGATAAGTATTTTAAAAGATAGAATTTTAGAAATATTTGAAAAAATTGGATTTAGTATAGTAGAGGGACCAGAAATAGAAGATGATTGGCATAATTTCGGAGCGCTTAACTTCTCACCTAACCACCCTGCCAGGGATATGTTAGATACTTTTTTCATTTCTCAGTGTCCTGATATATTATTAAGAACACATACCTCTTCTGTGCAGATACGGGTGGCTGAGAGTCAAGCACCACCTATACGCGCTATTTCAATAGGACGAGTTTATCGTAATGAGACTATTTCTGCACGTTCGCATTGCATGTTCCATCAGGTAGATGCGTTCTATGTTAATAAGAATGTAAGCTTTGTAGAACTTAAACAAGTGCTTTTATATTTTTTACGTAGCTTATTTGGAGAAGATATAAAAATGAGAATCAGACCCTCTTATTTTCCTTTTACAGAGCCAAGCGTAGAAATAGATATTAATTGCAGGATATGTAATGGAAATGGCTGCAATATATGTAAACATTCAGGATGGCTTGAAATTATGGGTGCAGGCATGATCGATCCAAATGTACTTAAAAACTGCCATATTGATCCTACTACTTATACAGGCTATGCCTTTGGTATGGGCTTAGAACGTATTGCCATGCTGATGTACCAAATTAACGATTTACGTTTATTTACAGAAAATGATGTTCGTTTTTTAAAACAATTCAAGGCTTATGCCTAA
- the lptC gene encoding LPS export ABC transporter periplasmic protein LptC, protein MHISKKYLFNLLIFILLFSLSLANNQDKKQEMPLIESTNMEVLYSEEGIVVAKMCAESRLQYENGNSIYPAGMYVECYDKQKRLIATLRANTAYQYVDKEMWELKGDVEVKGYHEGDEQQLNTEELYWNLKTNRIYTDKFVRLETGNELLTGYGIDAMQDLSYYSMSSPEGFVNVDSAEIQ, encoded by the coding sequence ATGCACATTAGCAAAAAATACTTATTTAATTTACTTATTTTTATATTACTTTTTTCGCTTAGCCTAGCTAATAACCAGGATAAGAAACAAGAGATGCCACTTATAGAAAGCACAAATATGGAGGTGCTTTACAGTGAAGAGGGTATAGTAGTTGCTAAGATGTGTGCTGAAAGCCGTTTGCAATATGAGAATGGGAATAGTATTTACCCAGCAGGAATGTATGTAGAATGCTATGATAAACAAAAAAGGTTAATAGCTACCCTTAGGGCTAATACTGCTTACCAGTACGTTGATAAAGAGATGTGGGAGTTAAAGGGAGATGTAGAGGTAAAAGGGTATCATGAAGGAGACGAACAACAATTGAATACAGAGGAGCTTTATTGGAATCTAAAAACGAATAGAATTTATACAGATAAGTTTGTACGTTTAGAAACTGGCAATGAGCTATTAACCGGTTATGGAATTGATGCAATGCAAGATTTAAGCTATTATAGTATGTCCTCACCAGAAGGTTTTGTAAATGTAGATTCCGCAGAAATACAATAA
- the murI gene encoding glutamate racemase, with protein MHNPIGIFDSGVGGLTVARAIKDLLPNESLYYIGDTANLPYGEKSTEQIQAYVKEIGDVLLKQGCKVIVIACSTATAAAAEVLKDYIGDHIPVLNVIDPVIAYVRQHYMGKTLGLIGTQYTVNTTTYVQKLEASQANINLKCLATPLLVPMIEADQYEKAILQGYLSEPILTDIKGLILGCTHYWLIKEQIIDYYQAKIEIINGAQLLAIHLQKMLLDRNINNSMSNSSKDYFTATKHTVGFESVTKRVFGEKVHTISLS; from the coding sequence ATGCATAACCCGATTGGTATATTTGATAGTGGAGTGGGAGGTTTAACGGTCGCGCGTGCAATTAAAGATCTATTGCCTAATGAATCTCTTTATTACATAGGAGATACAGCAAACCTTCCGTATGGAGAAAAGTCTACTGAACAAATACAGGCCTATGTAAAAGAAATAGGAGATGTATTGCTGAAACAAGGTTGTAAGGTAATTGTAATAGCCTGTAGCACAGCTACTGCAGCTGCTGCTGAAGTGTTAAAAGATTATATAGGGGACCATATACCCGTTTTAAATGTAATAGATCCTGTAATAGCATATGTAAGACAGCATTATATGGGTAAAACTTTAGGGCTGATTGGTACACAATATACTGTAAACACTACTACATATGTGCAAAAGTTAGAAGCTTCACAAGCCAATATTAATCTAAAATGCTTGGCTACCCCTTTGCTAGTGCCTATGATTGAAGCAGATCAATATGAAAAAGCTATATTACAAGGATATTTATCAGAACCTATATTAACAGATATAAAAGGTCTTATTTTAGGTTGTACTCATTATTGGCTCATTAAAGAGCAGATAATAGATTATTATCAAGCTAAGATAGAAATTATCAATGGTGCTCAACTTCTAGCAATACATCTTCAAAAAATGCTGCTTGATAGGAACATTAATAATAGTATGTCTAACTCTAGCAAAGATTATTTTACAGCTACTAAACATACAGTCGGTTTTGAGTCAGTTACTAAGCGGGTTTTTGGAGAAAAGGTACATACTATAAGTTTATCATAA
- the hslU gene encoding ATP-dependent protease ATPase subunit HslU produces the protein MIQELSYLTPREIVASLDKYIVGQQSAKRNVAIALRNRWRRMHVQSDIKADITPNNILMIGATGVGKTEIARRLAQVADAPFVKVEASKFTEVGYVGRDVEGMVRDLVEQAVSMVKAAREEEVRDKATQQVEDIILDAVIPPVSRMTGEETVENNLNSLEENDFNLSEQTRERFRQKIRNGDLDERKIEIAINSSSTMGISMIGGGMMDESALSNLQDMISNMIPKKPKTRKVTIAEAKQLLLPEEINKLIDMDSVKEEALEKAKYNGIIFIDEMDKIAGSSYRGSGPDVSREGVQRDLLPIVEGSTVNTKYGVITTDHILFIAAGAFHISKPSDLIPELQGRFPIRVELDSLSKEDFCCILKEPKNALTKQYVALFEAENVKLTFEEKAIEEIAEKAFTLNQQMENIGARRLHTVMSHLLNEYLFDVPDKIEAEQEIKITKELVNEKLSELVKNKNLNEYIL, from the coding sequence ATGATACAAGAGCTTAGTTATTTAACTCCAAGAGAAATCGTAGCATCGCTCGATAAGTATATTGTTGGACAACAATCAGCGAAACGTAATGTGGCTATTGCATTAAGAAATAGGTGGCGTAGAATGCATGTGCAATCTGATATAAAAGCGGATATAACGCCCAACAATATATTAATGATAGGAGCTACTGGAGTAGGTAAAACCGAGATTGCTAGACGCTTAGCTCAAGTTGCGGATGCCCCTTTTGTAAAGGTAGAAGCTTCTAAATTTACTGAGGTAGGTTATGTAGGTAGAGATGTAGAGGGAATGGTAAGAGATTTGGTGGAACAAGCAGTAAGTATGGTAAAGGCAGCAAGAGAAGAAGAGGTTAGAGACAAAGCTACTCAGCAAGTGGAAGATATCATACTTGATGCTGTCATTCCACCTGTAAGTCGGATGACTGGAGAAGAAACTGTAGAAAATAATTTAAACTCGCTTGAAGAAAATGACTTTAATCTGAGCGAACAAACTAGAGAACGGTTTAGGCAAAAGATAAGGAATGGGGATCTAGACGAAAGGAAAATCGAAATTGCTATTAATTCTTCAAGTACTATGGGAATAAGTATGATAGGCGGAGGGATGATGGATGAATCTGCCTTGAGTAATCTGCAAGACATGATTAGTAATATGATACCTAAAAAGCCCAAAACTAGGAAGGTAACTATTGCTGAAGCAAAGCAGCTTCTGTTACCTGAAGAGATCAATAAACTGATAGATATGGACTCAGTGAAGGAAGAAGCTTTAGAAAAAGCAAAATATAATGGTATCATCTTTATTGATGAGATGGATAAGATAGCAGGTAGTTCGTATAGAGGCAGTGGGCCAGATGTAAGTAGGGAAGGTGTACAAAGAGACTTATTGCCTATTGTAGAAGGTAGTACCGTTAATACAAAATATGGTGTTATTACTACAGACCATATTTTATTTATAGCTGCTGGTGCCTTTCATATATCTAAACCTTCTGATCTAATTCCTGAATTACAAGGTAGATTCCCTATTCGTGTAGAATTAGATAGCCTCTCAAAAGAAGATTTTTGTTGTATATTAAAAGAACCTAAAAATGCACTTACTAAGCAATATGTAGCTCTTTTTGAAGCAGAGAACGTTAAACTTACTTTCGAAGAAAAAGCTATAGAAGAAATTGCAGAAAAAGCCTTTACGCTTAACCAACAGATGGAAAATATAGGTGCTAGGAGACTACATACGGTTATGAGTCATCTACTTAATGAGTATTTATTTGATGTGCCAGATAAGATAGAGGCTGAACAAGAAATAAAGATTACCAAAGAGCTAGTGAATGAGAAACTGTCAGAACTAGTAAAAAACAAGAATTTAAACGAGTATATTTTATAA
- a CDS encoding SEL1-like repeat protein: MKRTYTIGQQLMAYILLLSLFLQSCTGLKNPIVPIKDEQPSLTSITSEQKLPADQQKEIITSDNHITASLSLDIPYNDATDKLSDTESSAGSTKITPLVGKQIDQPGCQSNPINQAQTISVKELTTKETYALQFYCEDEIWKAAVTENASNLSKAYTLPVYIAPGMDLGNIMSFNDEGRKKFIHIHMPQGSKEKYVYINNFGVKGGMRLNSQTSHQLRLSDYNQLRPYFNNETLEITPENCRALLTYTRQYGEAFKRHNGCVSIKNWGNARELRTLTELLSNFSDIQAFKFDCSNGRETEIDEAIINAIQSYEYITEIYIIDCQLNDGTMQDVLSSVRHPERIKILNLQKNYLSAKLIDTLQKQFPNAKISGKNQKGGLFKSMRGLKLPGMAGKSSPKVDRQTNRDPVSIPPKPIPSLPPTVSATPKTDKTDVVGSTRTASIRSIPKPLPSTPKPLPPRPQSTATTPASIANPMPTRVDDKLNEEFKTYIKQLIEIRDNDRRAEESERVFDKSKKLLMTQFSKLDLHSDSQNNLAYYLLQTLKDNHGLTDLMLQFVGRPHGTLTRLYELVDLLHKKGATIPHKIGQDLLDEAKDKKIAILYYPLGMLGVAKASTELYYDDNTSFKEFASASGCVKLSLLQWVVYNSKIRKTSAQIELVSRLVNDPATSTADLNIKNKAEGLRKYTPAIYAATWQEHGAPLVQAFLLRQDLDINRIKVAEGKTIGELSIPKSLLDMVVYNCSFNYHTKGTADESQISEAWLAVLTNMLKREDLKIEDGNIKYAENLTKPAASECFNKETAEIVLNKLKAKQAVSVAIQIQDSQAISSKYTRIKKWLTDITDNHNQGVQVIRTMTANMADSKLNEEFKEYINQLSQLSNYSGLGENTDRLVEKTKKFINTHYQQLESNPNSTDNPLYIILSSMKDKGELGTLWIQGTLLDYYKLFELLYSKGFSLSSELGEAILEEAIDKKIDRLYYPLALLGIAKANTELYYTTYDGQHWKSLTTINSPNKLTLLQWTVSNRKIAYHITQLKLLLKLLHDPTTSTSDLNIKSGEGNRGPTEYTGYTPVLYAVQVAKAQAENTAAMVQAFLSRKDVEVNIPAVKESLLKMVIDHCSDTMITKNACWFNILEHILTSEDLEVKDVDVNYAENRLKSESRWVDVARAQIVLNKLKERQALPLPSTNDGIEDKERERFRKYQKDAEQGYTSAQYNVAMMYKNGVGVTQDYVKAVYWLQKAADQEDIDSQYSLGTMYENGWGVAQDYAKAALWYQKAATQGHAEAKGTLEIMYRNGWITQENTKESIFPPKYIKLDNTVNLRTRDQEVEQKAIEEESTEKEFVKVEEVHKIADSKLQEALSPLKEHFKTLATSSTPEAWKAEVPVKNVEQTLSVTEQEALQQADKIVLDYNAKYRQSVQNLSRFSHVKQKFSKVFSKTAQVTKDVVLGPEINSLIHFQQQVNQAYGSEVMKLDQGRMERMHKERLTELTTSHQQKEKGLEIKRGRIQAQLRVAPQRRLELMREEQFLVNQLIESEEMYQLTLKRLQNPAQTALEDFYDWKRSVFVDFTKLHLGNHFITYEALALGTVARKPEFYEQALQGSTAIGSVLADAFLPLGGLLGNVIGGIAGKGAELYADKQIRIKAAKIGSLYGYRGLEGMVEVTREVANGLMFRLKDVIIDLTPESLDKLAKVATTQMIDYALKQWEANATQTITAANLLLRGTQHQPSWFKSFTQNTSIELEDGRFVDGWSLLIQNQQKVSLDEKGFMRTAHFFAKQAKKNGASFLNYTGQAVSFVSDVVGGL, encoded by the coding sequence ATGAAAAGAACCTATACCATAGGCCAGCAACTAATGGCTTATATTTTACTTTTAAGTTTATTTCTACAGAGTTGCACTGGCTTAAAAAATCCCATTGTTCCTATCAAGGATGAACAGCCATCTTTAACTTCTATAACAAGCGAACAGAAACTACCAGCTGACCAACAAAAAGAAATCATAACTTCTGATAATCATATTACTGCATCTTTATCACTGGATATTCCTTACAACGATGCTACTGATAAATTATCGGATACAGAATCATCAGCAGGCAGCACTAAAATAACACCTTTAGTAGGGAAACAAATAGACCAGCCTGGCTGCCAATCCAACCCAATAAATCAGGCACAGACAATATCAGTAAAAGAGCTTACAACAAAAGAAACATATGCACTTCAATTTTATTGTGAAGATGAAATATGGAAAGCAGCAGTAACAGAAAACGCATCCAATTTAAGTAAAGCTTATACATTACCTGTATACATAGCTCCAGGAATGGATCTAGGAAATATAATGTCTTTCAATGATGAGGGGAGAAAGAAATTTATCCATATACATATGCCCCAAGGGAGTAAAGAAAAATATGTTTACATAAATAACTTCGGAGTTAAAGGAGGGATGCGGTTAAACTCCCAAACTTCCCATCAATTACGATTAAGTGATTATAATCAACTACGTCCCTACTTCAATAATGAGACCTTAGAAATTACACCTGAAAATTGTAGAGCCCTTTTAACATATACGCGTCAATATGGGGAAGCGTTCAAGCGCCACAATGGATGTGTCTCTATTAAGAATTGGGGAAACGCTAGAGAGCTTAGAACACTTACTGAATTACTATCAAACTTTTCTGATATACAAGCTTTTAAATTTGACTGTAGCAATGGTAGAGAGACAGAAATAGATGAAGCCATTATAAATGCTATACAGTCTTATGAATATATAACAGAGATTTATATTATTGATTGTCAGTTAAACGATGGCACCATGCAAGATGTATTGTCATCTGTTAGACATCCTGAGCGTATAAAGATTTTAAATTTACAGAAGAATTACTTGAGTGCAAAGTTGATAGATACACTTCAAAAACAGTTTCCTAATGCAAAAATATCTGGTAAAAATCAGAAGGGTGGCCTATTTAAGTCTATGCGAGGATTAAAACTTCCTGGCATGGCGGGCAAATCATCTCCAAAAGTTGATAGGCAAACTAACAGAGATCCTGTTTCTATACCTCCGAAACCCATACCTAGCTTACCACCAACTGTTTCAGCAACTCCAAAGACAGACAAAACTGATGTAGTTGGAAGCACAAGAACAGCCTCTATACGTAGCATCCCTAAACCACTTCCATCTACACCCAAACCATTACCACCACGGCCCCAATCCACTGCTACCACACCAGCCAGCATTGCCAATCCTATGCCTACAAGGGTTGATGATAAACTTAATGAAGAATTCAAAACATACATCAAGCAGCTTATCGAAATACGGGATAACGATAGAAGAGCAGAGGAAAGTGAAAGAGTATTTGATAAGAGTAAGAAGCTGTTAATGACCCAATTTAGTAAGTTAGATTTACATTCAGATTCGCAAAATAACTTAGCTTATTACCTTTTGCAAACCCTAAAGGATAACCATGGCTTAACTGATTTAATGCTACAATTTGTAGGTCGGCCTCATGGAACACTTACAAGGCTTTATGAGTTGGTTGATTTATTGCATAAAAAAGGAGCTACCATTCCGCATAAAATTGGGCAGGATTTATTAGACGAAGCAAAAGATAAAAAAATAGCAATCTTGTATTACCCACTGGGTATGTTAGGTGTTGCTAAAGCTAGTACCGAGCTATATTATGATGATAACACAAGTTTTAAAGAATTTGCTAGTGCCTCAGGCTGCGTTAAGCTAAGTTTATTACAATGGGTAGTCTACAATAGTAAAATACGAAAGACTTCTGCCCAAATAGAGCTTGTCTCAAGGCTTGTTAATGATCCTGCTACTAGCACAGCTGATTTAAATATAAAGAACAAAGCAGAAGGGCTAAGAAAGTATACACCTGCCATATATGCTGCCACATGGCAAGAACATGGTGCTCCATTGGTACAAGCTTTTCTATTAAGGCAAGATTTAGACATCAATAGGATTAAAGTTGCTGAAGGTAAGACCATAGGAGAATTAAGTATTCCAAAGTCTTTATTAGACATGGTGGTATATAACTGTAGCTTTAACTATCACACCAAAGGCACAGCTGATGAATCACAAATTAGTGAAGCTTGGTTAGCTGTATTAACCAACATGCTCAAACGTGAAGATCTAAAGATCGAAGATGGAAATATAAAGTATGCAGAAAATCTTACAAAACCAGCGGCATCAGAATGCTTTAATAAGGAAACTGCAGAAATAGTCCTTAACAAGCTGAAAGCTAAACAAGCGGTATCAGTAGCAATACAAATCCAAGATTCTCAAGCTATCAGCTCTAAATATACACGCATAAAGAAATGGCTAACAGATATTACTGATAATCATAACCAAGGTGTGCAAGTAATAAGAACTATGACAGCTAATATGGCTGATAGTAAGCTAAATGAGGAATTTAAAGAGTATATTAACCAGTTGAGCCAATTATCTAACTATAGTGGTTTAGGGGAAAATACCGACAGATTAGTTGAAAAAACTAAAAAATTTATAAACACTCATTACCAGCAACTAGAATCAAATCCAAACTCTACCGATAATCCCCTATATATTATCCTTTCTTCTATGAAAGACAAAGGAGAATTGGGCACTTTATGGATCCAAGGTACGCTGCTGGATTATTATAAATTATTTGAATTGTTGTACAGCAAAGGTTTTTCATTATCGAGTGAACTGGGTGAAGCGATTCTTGAAGAAGCAATAGATAAAAAGATTGATAGGCTATACTATCCTTTAGCGTTATTAGGAATAGCAAAAGCAAATACAGAATTATATTACACAACTTATGATGGGCAACATTGGAAATCACTTACAACTATAAACAGCCCTAACAAACTTACACTATTACAGTGGACCGTAAGCAACCGTAAGATTGCTTACCACATAACACAACTTAAACTCTTATTAAAACTTTTACATGACCCTACCACTAGTACATCCGATCTAAATATAAAAAGTGGAGAAGGGAATCGGGGCCCTACAGAATATACAGGCTATACACCAGTACTATATGCTGTACAAGTTGCTAAGGCACAAGCAGAAAATACAGCTGCTATGGTACAGGCTTTCTTGTCAAGAAAAGATGTGGAGGTTAACATACCAGCAGTAAAAGAATCTCTACTGAAGATGGTAATAGACCATTGTAGCGATACAATGATTACAAAAAATGCATGCTGGTTCAATATATTAGAGCACATACTCACTAGCGAAGATTTAGAAGTAAAAGATGTTGATGTAAACTATGCAGAGAACCGCCTTAAATCAGAAAGTAGGTGGGTAGACGTAGCTAGAGCACAAATAGTATTGAATAAATTAAAAGAAAGGCAAGCCTTACCATTACCTTCTACAAACGATGGCATAGAAGACAAAGAAAGAGAACGTTTTAGGAAATATCAAAAAGATGCTGAACAAGGATATACATCTGCACAATATAACGTGGCCATGATGTATAAAAACGGAGTTGGCGTAACACAAGATTATGTTAAAGCGGTCTACTGGCTCCAAAAGGCTGCTGACCAAGAAGATATAGATTCGCAATATAGCTTGGGCACAATGTATGAGAATGGCTGGGGCGTAGCCCAAGATTATGCCAAGGCAGCATTGTGGTATCAAAAAGCTGCTACTCAAGGTCATGCAGAAGCAAAAGGCACATTAGAAATAATGTACAGAAATGGCTGGATTACACAAGAGAATACAAAAGAATCAATATTTCCACCAAAATATATAAAGCTAGACAATACGGTTAACTTAAGAACTAGGGATCAAGAAGTAGAACAAAAAGCAATTGAGGAGGAATCTACTGAAAAAGAGTTTGTCAAAGTTGAAGAAGTGCATAAAATAGCGGATAGCAAGTTACAAGAAGCGTTAAGCCCGCTAAAAGAGCACTTTAAAACTTTAGCTACTTCTTCAACTCCTGAAGCTTGGAAAGCAGAAGTACCTGTAAAAAATGTGGAGCAGACACTCTCTGTAACTGAACAAGAAGCGCTCCAACAAGCAGATAAAATTGTACTTGATTACAACGCAAAATACCGGCAGTCAGTCCAGAACCTTTCTCGCTTTTCTCATGTTAAGCAGAAATTTTCAAAGGTTTTTAGCAAAACTGCACAGGTTACTAAAGATGTTGTTTTAGGGCCTGAAATAAATTCTCTTATCCATTTTCAACAACAGGTAAATCAGGCATATGGATCAGAAGTCATGAAATTGGATCAGGGCCGCATGGAACGAATGCATAAAGAGCGTTTGACAGAGTTAACAACTTCACACCAACAAAAAGAAAAAGGACTAGAAATTAAAAGAGGAAGAATTCAGGCGCAATTAAGGGTTGCCCCTCAACGCCGTTTAGAGCTTATGAGAGAGGAACAGTTTTTAGTTAACCAACTGATTGAGTCAGAAGAAATGTATCAACTGACACTCAAACGTTTACAGAATCCAGCACAAACTGCATTAGAGGATTTTTATGACTGGAAACGCAGTGTATTTGTTGATTTTACTAAATTACACTTAGGCAATCATTTCATTACCTATGAGGCATTAGCGTTAGGAACAGTAGCTCGGAAACCAGAATTTTATGAGCAAGCTTTACAAGGTTCCACCGCAATTGGTTCGGTCCTAGCAGATGCCTTTTTACCATTAGGCGGCTTATTGGGAAATGTAATAGGCGGTATAGCTGGTAAAGGGGCTGAATTATATGCAGACAAACAGATACGTATTAAAGCAGCTAAGATAGGAAGTTTATATGGATACCGTGGGCTAGAAGGAATGGTTGAAGTGACACGAGAAGTTGCCAACGGGCTTATGTTCCGTCTTAAAGATGTAATTATCGATTTAACTCCTGAAAGTCTGGATAAGCTTGCTAAAGTTGCTACTACGCAAATGATAGATTATGCATTGAAACAATGGGAAGCAAATGCAACACAAACCATAACAGCTGCTAATCTGTTGCTACGTGGCACTCAACATCAACCATCTTGGTTTAAATCATTTACACAAAATACTAGTATAGAATTAGAAGACGGTCGTTTTGTAGATGGGTGGTCTTTACTTATCCAGAACCAACAAAAAGTTTCGTTGGATGAGAAAGGGTTTATGCGAACAGCACACTTTTTTGCTAAACAGGCTAAAAAAAATGGAGCATCTTTCCTTAATTATACAGGCCAAGCGGTCTCTTTTGTATCTGATGTTGTGGGGGGATTATAA